One Acipenser ruthenus chromosome 33, fAciRut3.2 maternal haplotype, whole genome shotgun sequence genomic region harbors:
- the LOC117433339 gene encoding probable phosphatase phospho1 isoform X1, whose product MRNSMLTCCFVPPPPSGDEERGPPNMEAPLKKHLFFFDFDETIVNENSDDSVVRAAPGQTLPAWLRDTQREGHYTEYMGRVLTYMGEQGVREEGFRAVIEKIPASPGIMGLFQFLKANQDLFEMVLISDANSYVIETWLCAAGLRPLFRCILTNPASFNSRGYLSLQPCHSHSCPRCPANMCKRKLLGEYLEQRVEERGGRPFDRLFYAGDGANDFCPSVLLGPADTAFPRHDYPMHRLVKETQQSSPATYRANVVPWHSGDDILHYLKKLLGR is encoded by the coding sequence ATGCGGAACTCCATGTTGACGTGCTGTTTTGTCCCCCCCCCTCCCTCAGGAGACGAGGAGCGCGGGCCCCCCAACATGGAAGCCCCCCTGAAGAAGCACCTCTTCTTCTTCGACTTCGATGAGACCATCGTGAACGAGAACAGCGATGACTCTGTGGTGCGCGCGGCTCCGGGACAGACGCTGCCCGCCTGGCTGCGGGACACGCAACGCGAGGGGCACTACACCGAGTACATGGGGCGCGTGCTGACCTACATGGGGGAGCAGGGCGTGAGGGAGGAAGGGTTCCGCGCCGTCATCGAGAAGATCCCAGCATCCCCAGGGATCATGGGCCTCTTCCAGTTCCTGAAGGCCAATCAGGACCTGTTTGAGATGGTCCTGATCTCTGACGCCAACTCCTACGTGATCGAGACCTGGCTGTGCGCGGCTGGGCTGCGCCCGCTGTTCCGCTGCATCCTCACCAACCCCGCCTCCTTCAACTCCCGCGGCTACCTCTCCCTGCAGCCCTGCCACTCGCACTCTTGCCCGCGCTGCCCCGCCAACATGTGCAAACGCAAGCTCCTGGGGGAGTACCTGGAGCAGCGGGTGGAGGAGCGAGGCGGCCGCCCCTTCGACAGGCTCTTCTACGCGGGCGACGGGGCCAATGATTTCTGCCCCTCGGTGCTGCTGGGCCCCGCGGACACAGCCTTCCCCCGCCACGACTACCCCATGCACCGGCTGGTCAAGGAGACACAGCAGAGCTCGCCCGCCACCTACAGAGCCAACGTGGTGCCCTGGCACAGCGGAGATGACATCCTGCACTACCTGAAGAAGCTGCTGGGCAGGTAA
- the LOC117433338 gene encoding zinc finger protein 652-like isoform X1 has product MKSCQKPKDRHTIQGAAGMAQEESRRTQVPPSYYHGAAQELDLSTKLYKRECSGKPYSVLVDNKMSKSPLAEVLPQQQQQQQQQQQPYYREGGKGAQEEEGGREGAGQPLTGDREGSEETEDEEEDEEEEEVEEEQQQQSFKREQIIVEVNLNNQTLNVSKGEKGLPSQCVMKCSDEEEEEEEQEGINASPEEEEEEEVAAAAEENGRQKGRAKKAKRSGAHPPRRTRKAAMAAASAVASCVNRRGRRKSSEPPKRKRKATPRESKGSPATPPSSPPSSSSSSPSPTSVDAASASQKGKSGAGGEEKEPLTCEKCPRVFNTRWYLEKHMNVTHRRMQICDKCGKKFVLESELALHQQTDCEKNIQCVSCNKSFKKLWSLHEHIKIVHGYAEKKFACEICEKKFYTMAHVRKHMVAHTKDMPFTCETCGKSFKRSMSLKVHSLQHSGEKPFRCENCDERFQYKYQLRSHMSIHIGHKQFMCQWCGKDFNMKQYFDEHMKTHTGEKPFICEICGKSFTSRPNMKRHRRTHTGEKPYPCDVCGQRFRFSNMLKAHKEKCFRVTSPVNVLPALPIPAAAPPPPASPSPSPTSPTHLALPPRPIPHPFSHLHLHPHHHHHHLAVPPVSHLPPPPALFKSEPLNHRGHGEDGYLRHMGDKNTGAQQHH; this is encoded by the exons ATGAAATCTTGCCAAAAGCCGAAGGACAGGCACACAATACAGGGTGCTGCTGGGATGGCCCAGGAGGAGAGCCGTCGAACCCAAGTCCCACCTTCTTACTACCACGGTGCAGCCCAGGAGCTTGACCTGTCCACCAAGCTGTACAAGAGGGAGTGCAGTGGGAAGCCGTACTCTGTGCTGGTGGACAACAAGATGAGCAAGAGCCCTCTGGCTGAGGTGCTGccccagcagcaacagcagcagcagcaacagcagcaacccTACTACAGGGAAGGGGGCAAGGGGGCAcaggaggaagaaggaggaagagaaggagcagggCAGCCCTTGACGGGGGACAGGGAAGGCTCGGAGGAGacagaggatgaggaggaggatgaggaggaggaggaagtggaggaggagcagcagcagcagtctttCAAGAGGGAGCAGATCATTGTGGAGGTGAACCTCAACAACCAGACTCTGAACGTCTCCAAGGGCGAGAAAGGCCTGCCTTCGCAGTGCGTGATGAAGTGCagcgatgaggaggaggaggaggaggagcaggaggggatCAACGCGAgcccagaggaggaggaggaggaggaggtggcgGCGGCAGCAGAGGAGAACGGGAGACAGAAGGGGAGAGCCAAAAAGGCGAAGAGGAGCGGCGCCCACCCCCCGCGCAGGACCAGGAAGGCGGCCATGGCAGCTGCCAGCGCGGTGGCGTCCTGCGTGAACAGGAGGGGCCGCAGGAAGAGCTCGGAGCCCCCCAAGAGGAAACGCAAAGCCACGCCCCGCGAGAGCAAAGGCTCCCCTGCCacacccccctcctcccccccttcctcctcctcctcctccccctcccccactaGCGTGgacgctgcctctgcctctcagAAGGGCAAGAGCGGGGCAGGGGGGGAGGAGAAGGAACCGCTGACCTGTGAGAAGTGCCCGCGGGTCTTCAACACGCGCTGGTACCTGGAGAAGCACATGAACGTCACCCACCGGCGCATGCAGATCTGCGACAAGTGCGGGAAGAAGTTTGTGCTGGAGAGCGAGCTGGCGCTGCACCAGCAGACCGACTGCGAGAAGAACATCCAG TGCGTCTCCTGTAATAAGTCCTTCAAGAAGCTCTGGTCCTTGCATGAGCATATCAAGATTGTCCACGGCTATGCAGAGAAGAAATTTGCCTGCGAGATCTGCGAGAAGAAATTCTACACCATGGCTCATGTCCGGAAGCACATGGTTG CACACACCAAGGACATGCCCTTCACCTGTGAGACCTGTGGGAAGTCATTCAAGCGCAGCATGTCCCTGAAGGTGCACTCACTGCAGCACTCTGGAGAGAAGCCTTTCAGGTGCGAG aacTGTGACGAGCGCTTCCAGTACAAGTACCAGCTGCGCTCCCACATGAGCATCCACATCGGACACAAGCAGTTCATGTGCCAGTGGTGCGGCAAGGACTTCAACATGAAGCAGTACTTCGATGAGCACATGAAGACACACACCG GAGAGAAGCCGTTCATCTGTGAGatctgtgggaagagcttcaccAGCCGACCCAACATGAAGCGCCACCGGCGCACCCACACGGGGGAGAAGCCGTACCCCTGCGACGTGTGCGGACAGCGCTTCCGCTTCTCCAACATGCTCAAGGCACACAAGGAGAAGTGCTTCCGGGTCACCAGCCCCGTCAACGTGCTCCCGGCTCTGCCCATCCCTGCcgctgccccccctccccccgcctcGCCCTCGCCCTCCCCTACCAGCCCCACCCACCTCGCCCTGCCCCCGCGGCCCATCCCACACCCCTTCTCACACCTCCACCTgcacccccaccaccaccaccaccacttggCCGTGCCCCCCGTGTCTCACCTCCCCCCACCGCCAGCGCTTTTCAAGAGCGAGCCTTTGAACCATAGAGGCCACGGGGAGGACGGATACCTGCGTCACATGGGCGACAAGAACACAGGAGCACAGCAGCACCATTAA
- the LOC117433338 gene encoding zinc finger protein 652-like isoform X2 produces the protein MKSCQKPKDRHTIQGAAGMAQEESRRTQVPPSYYHGAAQELDLSTKLYKRECSGKPYSVLVDNKMSKSPLAEVLPQQQQQQQQQQQPYYREGGKGAQEEEGGREGAGQPLTGDREGSEETEDEEEDEEEEEVEEEQQQQSFKREQIIVEVNLNNQTLNVSKGEKGLPSQCVMKCSDEEEEEEEQEGINASPEEEEEEEVAAAAEENGRQKGRAKKAKRSGAHPPRRTRKAAMAAASAVASCVNRRGRRKSSEPPKRKRKATPRESKGSPATPPSSPPSSSSSSPSPTSVDAASASQKGKSGAGGEEKEPLTCEKCPRVFNTRWYLEKHMNVTHRRMQICDKCGKKFVLESELALHQQTDCEKNIQCVSCNKSFKKLWSLHEHIKIVHGYAEKKFACEICEKKFYTMAHVRKHMVAHTKDMPFTCETCGKSFKRSMSLKVHSLQHSGEKPFRCENCDERFQYKYQLRSHMSIHIGHKQFMCQWCGKDFNMKQYFDEHMKTHTEPGETLSESSWKWIFLVIIILTTTTSLDVSY, from the exons ATGAAATCTTGCCAAAAGCCGAAGGACAGGCACACAATACAGGGTGCTGCTGGGATGGCCCAGGAGGAGAGCCGTCGAACCCAAGTCCCACCTTCTTACTACCACGGTGCAGCCCAGGAGCTTGACCTGTCCACCAAGCTGTACAAGAGGGAGTGCAGTGGGAAGCCGTACTCTGTGCTGGTGGACAACAAGATGAGCAAGAGCCCTCTGGCTGAGGTGCTGccccagcagcaacagcagcagcagcaacagcagcaacccTACTACAGGGAAGGGGGCAAGGGGGCAcaggaggaagaaggaggaagagaaggagcagggCAGCCCTTGACGGGGGACAGGGAAGGCTCGGAGGAGacagaggatgaggaggaggatgaggaggaggaggaagtggaggaggagcagcagcagcagtctttCAAGAGGGAGCAGATCATTGTGGAGGTGAACCTCAACAACCAGACTCTGAACGTCTCCAAGGGCGAGAAAGGCCTGCCTTCGCAGTGCGTGATGAAGTGCagcgatgaggaggaggaggaggaggagcaggaggggatCAACGCGAgcccagaggaggaggaggaggaggaggtggcgGCGGCAGCAGAGGAGAACGGGAGACAGAAGGGGAGAGCCAAAAAGGCGAAGAGGAGCGGCGCCCACCCCCCGCGCAGGACCAGGAAGGCGGCCATGGCAGCTGCCAGCGCGGTGGCGTCCTGCGTGAACAGGAGGGGCCGCAGGAAGAGCTCGGAGCCCCCCAAGAGGAAACGCAAAGCCACGCCCCGCGAGAGCAAAGGCTCCCCTGCCacacccccctcctcccccccttcctcctcctcctcctccccctcccccactaGCGTGgacgctgcctctgcctctcagAAGGGCAAGAGCGGGGCAGGGGGGGAGGAGAAGGAACCGCTGACCTGTGAGAAGTGCCCGCGGGTCTTCAACACGCGCTGGTACCTGGAGAAGCACATGAACGTCACCCACCGGCGCATGCAGATCTGCGACAAGTGCGGGAAGAAGTTTGTGCTGGAGAGCGAGCTGGCGCTGCACCAGCAGACCGACTGCGAGAAGAACATCCAG TGCGTCTCCTGTAATAAGTCCTTCAAGAAGCTCTGGTCCTTGCATGAGCATATCAAGATTGTCCACGGCTATGCAGAGAAGAAATTTGCCTGCGAGATCTGCGAGAAGAAATTCTACACCATGGCTCATGTCCGGAAGCACATGGTTG CACACACCAAGGACATGCCCTTCACCTGTGAGACCTGTGGGAAGTCATTCAAGCGCAGCATGTCCCTGAAGGTGCACTCACTGCAGCACTCTGGAGAGAAGCCTTTCAGGTGCGAG aacTGTGACGAGCGCTTCCAGTACAAGTACCAGCTGCGCTCCCACATGAGCATCCACATCGGACACAAGCAGTTCATGTGCCAGTGGTGCGGCAAGGACTTCAACATGAAGCAGTACTTCGATGAGCACATGAAGACACACACCG aaCCTGGGGAAACATTGAGCGAGTCGTCATGGAAATGGATCTTCCTCGTCATCATCATcctcaccaccaccacctcccttGATGTATCGTATTGA
- the LOC117433339 gene encoding probable phosphatase phospho1 isoform X2: protein MEAPLKKHLFFFDFDETIVNENSDDSVVRAAPGQTLPAWLRDTQREGHYTEYMGRVLTYMGEQGVREEGFRAVIEKIPASPGIMGLFQFLKANQDLFEMVLISDANSYVIETWLCAAGLRPLFRCILTNPASFNSRGYLSLQPCHSHSCPRCPANMCKRKLLGEYLEQRVEERGGRPFDRLFYAGDGANDFCPSVLLGPADTAFPRHDYPMHRLVKETQQSSPATYRANVVPWHSGDDILHYLKKLLGR, encoded by the coding sequence ATGGAAGCCCCCCTGAAGAAGCACCTCTTCTTCTTCGACTTCGATGAGACCATCGTGAACGAGAACAGCGATGACTCTGTGGTGCGCGCGGCTCCGGGACAGACGCTGCCCGCCTGGCTGCGGGACACGCAACGCGAGGGGCACTACACCGAGTACATGGGGCGCGTGCTGACCTACATGGGGGAGCAGGGCGTGAGGGAGGAAGGGTTCCGCGCCGTCATCGAGAAGATCCCAGCATCCCCAGGGATCATGGGCCTCTTCCAGTTCCTGAAGGCCAATCAGGACCTGTTTGAGATGGTCCTGATCTCTGACGCCAACTCCTACGTGATCGAGACCTGGCTGTGCGCGGCTGGGCTGCGCCCGCTGTTCCGCTGCATCCTCACCAACCCCGCCTCCTTCAACTCCCGCGGCTACCTCTCCCTGCAGCCCTGCCACTCGCACTCTTGCCCGCGCTGCCCCGCCAACATGTGCAAACGCAAGCTCCTGGGGGAGTACCTGGAGCAGCGGGTGGAGGAGCGAGGCGGCCGCCCCTTCGACAGGCTCTTCTACGCGGGCGACGGGGCCAATGATTTCTGCCCCTCGGTGCTGCTGGGCCCCGCGGACACAGCCTTCCCCCGCCACGACTACCCCATGCACCGGCTGGTCAAGGAGACACAGCAGAGCTCGCCCGCCACCTACAGAGCCAACGTGGTGCCCTGGCACAGCGGAGATGACATCCTGCACTACCTGAAGAAGCTGCTGGGCAGGTAA